A single Agromyces sp. CF514 DNA region contains:
- a CDS encoding SIS domain-containing protein encodes MNDRVDGPGEITRAELTSQPDIWAQALDLPAEQLALLPAAGEKVLVVGCGTSYYVGDAYAYLRNDAGLGRTRAAIPSEMTWVDDDEHIVVISRSGTTADVVEVVERFRDTHRITALLGDTDTPLGRLCADRTVHLGFADEQSIVQTRFATTGLTVLRSSIGAAPETLVADGRAALALDLPADPATLRHVVFLGHRWGVGVAYEAALKVRESAGFWTESYPVWEYQHGPISCAGEHSLVWFLDDVPESVVADVRATGAAVYSNDLDPQANLVLVHRLALALALEAGRNPDTPPFLNRSVLATS; translated from the coding sequence ATGAATGACCGTGTTGACGGCCCGGGTGAGATCACCCGTGCCGAGCTGACCAGCCAGCCCGACATCTGGGCCCAGGCCCTCGACCTCCCCGCCGAGCAGCTCGCACTGCTGCCCGCGGCCGGCGAGAAGGTGCTCGTCGTCGGATGCGGCACCTCGTACTACGTGGGCGACGCCTACGCGTACCTCCGCAACGATGCGGGCCTCGGCCGGACGCGCGCCGCGATCCCCAGCGAGATGACCTGGGTCGACGACGACGAGCACATCGTCGTCATCTCGCGCTCGGGCACCACCGCCGACGTCGTCGAGGTCGTCGAGCGCTTCCGCGACACGCACCGCATCACCGCGCTGCTCGGCGACACCGACACCCCGCTCGGCCGCCTCTGCGCCGACCGCACCGTGCACCTCGGCTTCGCCGACGAGCAGTCGATCGTGCAGACCCGCTTCGCCACCACCGGCCTCACTGTGCTGCGCTCCTCGATCGGCGCCGCACCCGAGACGCTCGTGGCCGACGGCCGTGCAGCGCTCGCGCTCGACCTCCCGGCCGACCCCGCCACGCTGCGGCACGTCGTGTTCCTCGGCCACCGCTGGGGCGTCGGCGTCGCCTACGAGGCCGCCCTCAAGGTGCGCGAGTCCGCCGGCTTCTGGACCGAGTCGTACCCCGTCTGGGAGTACCAGCACGGCCCGATCTCGTGCGCCGGCGAGCACTCGCTCGTCTGGTTCCTCGACGACGTGCCCGAGTCGGTCGTCGCCGACGTTCGCGCCACCGGCGCCGCCGTGTACTCGAACGACCTCGACCCGCAGGCCAACCTCGTGCTCGTGCACCGCCTCGCGCTCGCGCTGGCCCTCGAAGCCGGGCGCAACCCCGACACCCCGCCGTTCCTGAACCGGTCCGTGCTGGCCACGAGCTGA
- a CDS encoding sugar ABC transporter substrate-binding protein, whose amino-acid sequence MKLSRKMLATVAIAMASTVALAGCAGFGGGGSDEGDSASGDLTFTTWGSEAEEIAFKDLIGQFEAQHEGTKVKLNVVPYDQMFSNIDAQLSSGDAPDIFRVDYGNLGVYSSQDQLLDLSSSFTDDEVAEFTPAMWEAVSYDGKPYGVPHQTDVSALLVNTDMLTAAGIDVSTLPTSQDDAWTWDQFADFAADLRTKLPADKYPFVYNWQLGGAPRWLSWLFQADGAFLGEDGKTPEIDSAAGEKALDFTKSFFTENWVPPTSSTKSPTYADSLFTEGTAAMAFLGSFLVPDVDSLAKFQWTAIPMPKDERGATDLGGNALVATKDTKNPELAAEFLKFMVSADAMSEFCAATNELPTRTDLGGDAIDFAVRPDVMPAFVDQAATIEPSDVKQLTSPAMAAINTALQDQLEAAFIGGQSTKDTLSNLNDAIKEAAE is encoded by the coding sequence GTGAAACTCAGTAGGAAGATGCTCGCCACCGTCGCCATCGCGATGGCCAGCACCGTGGCACTCGCCGGGTGCGCCGGGTTCGGCGGCGGGGGCAGTGACGAGGGCGACTCCGCATCGGGCGACCTCACCTTCACGACATGGGGGAGCGAAGCCGAGGAGATCGCGTTCAAGGACCTCATCGGCCAGTTCGAGGCCCAGCACGAGGGCACGAAGGTCAAGCTCAACGTGGTGCCGTACGACCAGATGTTCTCGAACATCGACGCTCAGCTCTCGTCGGGCGACGCGCCCGACATCTTCCGAGTCGACTACGGCAACCTCGGCGTCTACTCCAGCCAGGACCAGCTGCTCGACCTCAGCTCGTCGTTCACCGACGACGAGGTCGCCGAGTTCACCCCCGCGATGTGGGAGGCCGTCTCGTACGACGGCAAGCCCTACGGCGTGCCGCACCAGACGGATGTCTCCGCGCTGCTCGTCAACACCGACATGCTGACCGCGGCGGGCATCGACGTGTCGACCCTGCCCACCTCGCAGGACGACGCGTGGACGTGGGACCAGTTCGCCGACTTCGCAGCCGACCTCCGCACGAAGCTCCCCGCCGACAAGTACCCCTTCGTCTACAACTGGCAGCTGGGCGGCGCACCGCGCTGGCTGAGCTGGCTGTTCCAGGCCGATGGCGCGTTCCTCGGCGAAGACGGCAAGACCCCTGAGATCGACTCGGCCGCCGGCGAGAAGGCCCTCGACTTCACCAAGTCGTTCTTCACCGAGAACTGGGTGCCGCCGACCTCGTCGACCAAGTCGCCGACCTACGCCGACTCGCTCTTCACCGAGGGCACCGCGGCCATGGCGTTCCTCGGATCGTTCCTCGTGCCCGACGTCGACAGCCTCGCGAAGTTCCAGTGGACCGCGATCCCGATGCCGAAGGACGAGCGCGGAGCGACCGACCTCGGCGGCAACGCCCTCGTCGCGACGAAGGACACGAAGAACCCCGAGCTGGCCGCCGAGTTCCTGAAGTTCATGGTCTCGGCAGATGCGATGAGCGAGTTCTGCGCCGCGACGAACGAACTGCCGACGCGCACCGACCTCGGTGGCGACGCGATCGACTTCGCCGTTCGCCCCGACGTGATGCCCGCATTCGTCGACCAGGCTGCGACCATTGAGCCCAGCGACGTCAAGCAGCTCACCTCGCCGGCCATGGCCGCGATCAACACCGCGCTGCAGGACCAGCTCGAGGCGGCCTTCATCGGCGGCCAGTCGACGAAGGACACGCTGTCCAACCTCAACGACGCCATCAAGGAAGCTGCAGAGTAA
- a CDS encoding carbohydrate ABC transporter permease has protein sequence MTTTTARGREGVQAPARPRAARRAARIKESLVGWGFLTPNLLLMAVFLFLPIVWAVQLSFQETKGFGTPEWVGLDNYVKLVTDPVFWQSFGNTIVFTILTVPVVMIGGLGLAVLLNSVLPARGVFRTAIVLPMVISGVASAMVAVILFYESNGLINKVLAAVGLSPVAWQSQGVPAMISVVVVAIWLRIGFNMIIYLAGLQGISPEVYEAARIDGASRWQQFRSITVPLVGPSSFFLLIMNVIASFQVFDLIFVMTGGGPGNSTSVLVTYAYRNGFQIREQGYGAAIGIVILIITLIFTFIQWKTSRTRDLVE, from the coding sequence ATGACCACCACCACCGCCCGCGGCCGGGAGGGCGTCCAGGCGCCCGCCCGCCCGCGGGCGGCGCGCCGCGCCGCCCGCATCAAGGAATCCCTCGTCGGCTGGGGGTTCCTCACGCCGAACCTGCTGCTCATGGCGGTGTTCCTGTTCCTCCCGATCGTCTGGGCGGTGCAGCTGTCGTTCCAGGAGACCAAGGGCTTCGGCACCCCCGAGTGGGTCGGGCTCGACAACTACGTGAAGCTCGTCACCGACCCGGTGTTCTGGCAGAGCTTCGGCAACACCATCGTGTTCACGATCCTCACCGTGCCGGTCGTCATGATCGGCGGCCTCGGCCTCGCGGTGCTGCTCAACTCGGTGCTGCCGGCCCGCGGCGTGTTCCGCACGGCCATCGTGCTGCCCATGGTCATCTCGGGCGTCGCCTCGGCGATGGTCGCGGTCATCCTGTTCTACGAGTCGAACGGCCTCATCAACAAGGTGCTCGCCGCGGTCGGGCTGAGCCCGGTCGCCTGGCAGTCCCAGGGCGTGCCGGCCATGATCTCGGTCGTCGTCGTGGCGATCTGGCTGCGCATCGGCTTCAACATGATCATCTACCTGGCCGGCCTGCAGGGCATCTCGCCCGAGGTCTACGAGGCCGCCCGCATCGACGGCGCCTCGCGCTGGCAGCAGTTCCGGTCGATCACGGTGCCGCTCGTCGGGCCCTCGTCGTTCTTCCTGCTGATCATGAACGTCATCGCGTCGTTCCAGGTCTTCGACCTCATCTTCGTGATGACGGGCGGCGGGCCGGGCAACTCGACCTCGGTGCTCGTGACCTACGCGTACCGCAACGGCTTCCAGATCCGCGAGCAGGGCTACGGCGCCGCGATCGGCATCGTGATCCTCATCATCACGCTCATCTTCACCTTCATCCAGTGGAAGACGAGCCGCACCCGTGACCTGGTCGAGTAG
- a CDS encoding carbohydrate ABC transporter permease: protein MTQTTALLEISEAEMLGDRKAARLQRRRERKGSTIGARRGIVWRTLIATLVAIIVLFPLYWMVVVAFSPRGEVFEPGLRFWPSTWTFENFDKVFAQYPVATWFGNSVVIGVFVTAFTVVVNLLAGYAFARLKFRGSNVVFLLALATMMIPVQAIMVAQFKLVSGIGIYGTYWGVILPGAAAAFGIFLARQFFIGIPDEIVEAAKIDGAGHLRIFIQVVLPLCKPLIAVLTLLTLMGSWNDFAWPLIALKDNDLFTLPIGLLYLKGQTAPDYNSIMALALISVLPMVLLFLFFQRYFVQGFARAGIK, encoded by the coding sequence ATGACCCAGACCACAGCACTGCTCGAGATCTCCGAGGCCGAGATGCTCGGCGACCGCAAGGCGGCGAGGCTCCAGCGTCGGCGCGAACGCAAGGGCAGCACCATCGGCGCCCGCCGCGGCATCGTGTGGCGCACCCTCATCGCCACGCTCGTCGCGATCATCGTGCTCTTCCCGCTCTACTGGATGGTCGTCGTGGCGTTCTCGCCCCGCGGCGAGGTGTTCGAGCCGGGCCTGCGCTTCTGGCCCAGCACGTGGACCTTCGAGAACTTCGACAAGGTCTTCGCCCAGTACCCGGTCGCGACCTGGTTCGGCAACTCCGTCGTGATCGGCGTCTTCGTGACGGCCTTCACCGTGGTCGTCAACCTGCTCGCGGGCTACGCGTTCGCGCGGCTCAAGTTCCGCGGCAGCAACGTCGTGTTCCTGCTGGCGCTCGCGACGATGATGATCCCCGTGCAGGCGATCATGGTCGCCCAGTTCAAGCTCGTCTCGGGCATCGGCATCTACGGCACCTACTGGGGCGTGATCCTGCCCGGCGCGGCCGCGGCGTTCGGCATCTTCCTGGCGCGGCAGTTCTTCATCGGCATCCCCGACGAGATCGTCGAGGCCGCGAAGATCGACGGCGCCGGTCACCTGCGCATCTTCATCCAGGTGGTGCTGCCGCTCTGCAAGCCGCTCATCGCGGTGCTCACGCTGCTGACGCTCATGGGCAGCTGGAACGACTTCGCCTGGCCGCTCATCGCGCTGAAGGACAACGACCTGTTCACGTTGCCGATCGGCCTGCTCTACCTCAAGGGGCAGACGGCGCCCGACTACAACTCGATCATGGCGCTCGCCCTCATCTCGGTGCTGCCGATGGTGCTCCTGTTCCTCTTCTTCCAGCGCTACTTCGTCCAGGGCTTCGCCCGGGCGGGAATCAAATGA
- a CDS encoding D-2-hydroxyacid dehydrogenase produces the protein MTLTYLSTLPLPDSWFAELSERLPDVEVHRLAAGETPDPALLERVDLLHTSEWFPEASAVPALRCVQLDTSGVDHVRRTTLWQTGVPIATLGGIAPVPMAEYAMMSILELAHRMPLIERHRADRTWPTNADRLSSLTPRQLPGATVGIIGYGRIGREISRLATAFGMHVLGLSRTGVPAPADAKFDTGRQAPGEDRAEILPMEALPEVMRRSDILVVVVPLTELTRGMIGAEQLDLLPDGALVVNIARGGIVDEQALLERLRDGRIGGVALDVFDEEPLGAESVWWSEPGALITPHVAGLAPQYHAQTLDLVVENLTRLAEGRSIVNEVDRVSGY, from the coding sequence ATGACCCTCACGTACCTCAGCACCCTGCCCCTGCCCGACTCCTGGTTCGCCGAGCTCTCCGAGCGCCTGCCCGACGTCGAGGTGCACCGCCTCGCCGCGGGCGAGACGCCCGACCCCGCCCTGCTCGAACGGGTCGACCTGCTGCACACGAGCGAGTGGTTCCCCGAGGCATCCGCCGTGCCCGCGCTCAGGTGCGTGCAGCTCGACACCTCGGGGGTCGACCACGTCCGCCGCACGACGCTCTGGCAGACCGGCGTGCCGATCGCCACGCTCGGCGGCATCGCCCCCGTGCCCATGGCCGAGTACGCGATGATGTCGATCCTCGAACTCGCACATCGGATGCCGCTCATCGAACGCCATCGTGCCGACCGCACCTGGCCGACGAACGCCGACCGGCTCTCGTCGCTGACGCCGCGGCAACTGCCCGGCGCGACGGTCGGCATCATCGGATACGGCCGCATCGGACGCGAGATCTCGCGCCTCGCGACCGCGTTCGGCATGCACGTGCTCGGCCTCAGCCGCACCGGCGTTCCGGCGCCCGCCGACGCGAAGTTCGACACCGGGCGCCAGGCTCCGGGCGAGGACCGCGCCGAGATCCTCCCGATGGAGGCCCTGCCGGAGGTCATGCGTCGAAGCGACATCCTCGTGGTCGTCGTGCCCCTCACCGAGCTCACGCGCGGCATGATCGGGGCCGAGCAGCTCGACCTGCTGCCCGACGGCGCGCTCGTCGTGAACATCGCGCGCGGCGGCATCGTCGACGAGCAGGCCCTGCTCGAGCGGCTGCGCGACGGCCGCATCGGCGGCGTCGCCCTCGACGTGTTCGACGAGGAGCCGCTCGGAGCCGAATCGGTCTGGTGGTCGGAACCCGGCGCGCTCATCACGCCGCACGTTGCCGGACTTGCCCCGCAGTATCATGCACAGACGCTCGACCTCGTGGTCGAGAACCTGACCCGACTGGCTGAGGGCCGGTCGATCGTGAATGAGGTTGATCGTGTCTCCGGTTACTGA
- a CDS encoding DeoR/GlpR family DNA-binding transcription regulator, whose translation MSPVTEPLLGPKRQRELLNYIRTYGAGSVTEMARLLGVSTSTVRRDLNDLQDRGLIERVHGGAAQVEDDVEPLRPIREVAFAEEKQRIGRAAAAHISPNSTVLITGGTTTEAMLPFLGSIRGLTVLTNSLTVVNRLSQYSDIDIIVLGGLLRRQEMSLLGHLTIAGLDEFGIDQAFTGAFGVDPEMGLTGTNLSETQTDRSLASSAMRLTVLADHSKLAQRGPARLVPTSGISRLIVDDGADAAVLQRLRDAGVTVETC comes from the coding sequence GTGTCTCCGGTTACTGAACCCCTGCTCGGCCCGAAGCGCCAGCGCGAGCTGCTCAACTACATCCGCACCTACGGTGCAGGCTCGGTCACCGAGATGGCGCGCCTGCTCGGCGTGAGCACGTCGACCGTGCGTCGCGACCTGAACGACCTGCAGGATCGCGGGCTCATCGAGCGCGTGCACGGCGGAGCGGCGCAGGTCGAAGACGACGTCGAGCCCCTGCGGCCGATCCGCGAGGTCGCGTTCGCCGAAGAGAAGCAACGCATCGGGCGCGCCGCGGCGGCGCACATCAGCCCGAACTCGACGGTGCTCATCACGGGCGGCACGACGACCGAGGCGATGCTGCCGTTCCTGGGCTCCATCCGCGGGCTCACCGTGCTGACGAACAGCCTCACCGTCGTGAACCGGCTCTCCCAGTACTCCGACATCGACATCATCGTGCTCGGCGGCCTGCTGCGCCGGCAGGAGATGAGCCTGCTCGGGCACCTGACGATCGCGGGTCTCGACGAGTTCGGCATCGACCAGGCGTTCACGGGCGCGTTCGGCGTGGACCCCGAGATGGGACTCACCGGAACGAACCTCTCCGAGACGCAGACCGACCGCTCGCTGGCGTCTTCGGCGATGCGCCTCACGGTGCTCGCCGACCACTCGAAGCTCGCGCAGCGCGGGCCCGCGCGGCTCGTGCCGACGTCGGGCATCTCGCGCCTGATCGTCGACGACGGGGCGGATGCCGCAGTGCTCCAGCGACTCCGCGACGCGGGGGTGACCGTCGAGACATGCTGA
- a CDS encoding class II fructose-bisphosphate aldolase, whose translation MLTDTARLLAGVGGSLPAVAAFNVITLEYAEGIVAGAERAGLPVLLSVSHNAVRFHGGLAPIAAACTALAERASVGVGLHLDHCEDAALVLESADLGFGSAMFDASTLPYELNVAETARVAALGRARGLWIEAELGEIGGKDGAHAPGVRTDPAEASEFVRATGVDGLAVAVGTSHAMTSRTAMPDTELIARIAAAVPVPLVLHGSSGVADDAIRATVAAGIRKVNVGTQLSAAYTDALTARLGGGPDPRAALKQAREAIAATVEHLLQVISSPATLPESATSTASAPATVPERTR comes from the coding sequence ATGCTGACCGACACCGCTCGCCTGTTGGCGGGGGTGGGCGGGAGCCTGCCCGCCGTCGCCGCCTTCAACGTCATCACCCTCGAGTACGCCGAGGGCATCGTCGCCGGCGCCGAGCGCGCCGGACTGCCCGTGCTGCTCTCGGTCAGCCACAACGCCGTGCGGTTCCACGGGGGCCTCGCGCCCATCGCGGCCGCCTGCACGGCGCTCGCCGAGCGCGCCTCCGTCGGCGTCGGGCTGCACCTCGACCACTGCGAGGACGCCGCGCTCGTGCTGGAGTCGGCCGACCTCGGCTTCGGCTCGGCCATGTTCGACGCCTCGACCCTGCCGTACGAGCTGAACGTCGCCGAGACCGCTCGGGTCGCGGCGCTCGGCCGTGCACGCGGCCTCTGGATCGAGGCCGAGCTCGGCGAGATCGGCGGCAAGGACGGCGCCCACGCACCCGGCGTGCGCACGGACCCCGCCGAGGCGTCCGAGTTCGTGCGGGCGACCGGCGTCGACGGGCTCGCCGTGGCCGTCGGCACCTCGCACGCGATGACCTCGCGCACCGCCATGCCCGACACCGAGCTCATCGCCCGCATCGCTGCGGCCGTACCCGTGCCGCTCGTCCTGCACGGGTCGTCGGGCGTCGCCGACGACGCGATCCGCGCGACGGTCGCCGCCGGCATCCGCAAGGTCAACGTCGGCACGCAGCTGTCGGCCGCGTACACCGATGCGCTGACCGCCCGTCTCGGCGGCGGCCCCGACCCGCGGGCCGCGCTGAAGCAGGCCCGCGAGGCGATCGCCGCGACCGTCGAGCACCTGTTGCAGGTCATCTCGTCGCCCGCGACGTTGCCGGAGTCCGCGACGTCCACCGCATCCGCGCCGGCGACCGTGCCCGAACGCACGCGCTGA
- a CDS encoding polysaccharide deacetylase family protein: protein MTQPSFTAQREQLRRGHFIRVVNYHSTPNGARDELARELAGFARDYATVTLDDLDRLFETGTWHKDKPGLIPVFYEGYRNSATVAAPLCDELGLTGWFPIATSFVDADVEHQEAFARAHWISLVEEDTKGGRIAMDWDEVADLSKRHVVFPHTAHHEGFDTVLSDADIEREVVESKRALEAVTGQEAPAFVWLHGSSYGQNPRHDAAVKDAGYRYQFANTMIHRVN from the coding sequence ATGACCCAGCCGTCGTTCACCGCCCAGCGCGAGCAGCTGCGCCGCGGCCACTTCATCCGCGTCGTGAACTACCACTCGACGCCGAACGGCGCCCGCGACGAGCTCGCGCGCGAGCTCGCCGGATTCGCCCGCGACTACGCGACCGTCACGCTCGACGACCTCGACCGGCTCTTCGAGACCGGCACCTGGCACAAGGACAAGCCCGGGCTGATCCCCGTGTTCTACGAGGGCTACCGCAACTCGGCCACCGTCGCCGCGCCGCTCTGCGACGAGCTCGGCCTCACGGGCTGGTTCCCGATCGCGACGTCGTTCGTCGACGCCGACGTCGAGCACCAGGAGGCGTTCGCCAGGGCGCACTGGATCTCGCTCGTCGAGGAGGACACCAAGGGCGGCCGCATCGCCATGGACTGGGACGAGGTGGCCGACCTCTCGAAGCGCCACGTCGTGTTCCCGCACACGGCGCATCACGAGGGCTTCGACACCGTGCTGTCCGATGCCGACATCGAACGCGAGGTCGTCGAGTCCAAGCGCGCGCTCGAGGCCGTCACCGGTCAGGAGGCGCCCGCGTTCGTCTGGCTGCACGGCTCGTCGTACGGGCAGAACCCGCGCCACGACGCCGCGGTGAAGGATGCCGGCTACCGGTACCAGTTCGCCAACACGATGATCCACCGCGTGAACTGA